The sequence GTCTAGCCCTGGGGATTAGAGCCCCTGTAGCACTGCTTACCTCCTGATTCCTCTGGAGTTCAGTTACTTTCCCATAAATAGTTCCCTCCTTTATTGTTTCTTAGTgactgaataaaaatagaaaatcctGTCAGCTCCTAGGCGTGGGGAGCATGCTGCAGGCCATGCGTTTCATTGGGTGCTGCCTGGGGTATTCTTCCATCTCACTCAAGATCCCCCACTTCCCTGAGATCCACGTGTCTCACCCAGCCGCTCCAGGGAGACTCAACCAATATTTTGCAAAGCTTAAAACGCCCTCGGCCTTTTTTGCAGTCTGTAATTGGCTAAAAGATGTCCCTGACAAGGACCGAAAGGGACCGTCCCCCAGCACGCTGCTGCTGTCTCATTTCTGCGAATACCGAGGAGCCTGAAGGCCAGGATTCTGCGCAAGTGTGGCACGGTACCAGTCTGCTGACCGACGGGATGACCTGGGAGCTGGGACATTTGCCTCCTGTGTGCGATGCCAAGTACAAGCTATGGCAGAAAACCCTCAGGCTGAAGGATGAGAATTTTACCGGATCTGGAGAATGGCCACTCTGGAAAACAGGTAAATACCtacctccctgctcctgcagacatCCCTTGATGGGTGCGCTGCCTGCAGAGGGTGCATTGCAGCATTTCCCCCACGCACAATGTAATGCTCTACGCCAAGAGCTCAAAGACTTACTCTGATTGCAGCAGCATTAATTCCTTATCTAATTTTCCTCAGACCTCCAAACAGCACAGTGCCTGGACAGAGCTCCAACCTGCCCTGCCTGCAAGGATGCTAACAGGATCAAGGAGAGCGTGTTTGCATCAGGTAATGCTCCTGGGAGGAACATTCCCACTTCTCCTACCCATGTTTTCCTGAATGCAACCCCAGCTCCTTTTCATCTATCACAGTGCCCCATCGAGCCcagcctgtttttctttcacatgttGCTCCCTGCATGCAACTATTGGCAGTTGCTCTTGTCATTCTTTTCCACGGCAGACTGTTTACTGCTGAGATTCGTGCAATAGCTTGTGAAATGTTCACATGCTGGCTGAGCCACAGCCCACGAACGGTTAGTGAAGCCAACTGACTTCACGAAAGCCAAGCTTTGTGATTGGGGGGGTGGAGTCGTGGCTCAGGTGCAGCCTGCTGAGCTGGAGGGACCCCCAGCCTCCCAGAGCCAGGCTGATCTGGGAAAATGACATGAAACTGGGGGAAAACGTGGGCTCCACACTAGCCCCATCTCCTGGacaccagcacccagctgccagccctgcgcttttggtgctgggcagggcttCAGCTGGGTGTAGTTTCAGCTGAGGAGCATCAGCAATAACTGGCCTGTGGATGTCAGAAATGGTAGTGCGTACAACCCAGGAGTAACTTGCAAATACTCCCCTTGCATTTCTTAGAACAAGTTGTGGTGGCACTATTTTTAACTAGAATAAGCCCAGCCTTGTATcagctcctttccctgcttttttggCTCGTTTCCCATGCGAGTGCTGTATCAAGGTTAATTCAACTGTCCTGTCCAGGCTATTCCTGGTGCCTGCTTTGCCTCCTACAACCCACCACCTGCGTTTTCAGCGCTTGCTGCCTGGTTTGCCTTGACTGCCTGCCCCCTCgctcccagctgggcaggaggctgctggcagggcgCTGCTAGCCACCCCTtcaccagcaccagccacccCTTCACCAGCACCTCCGCTCCAAAAAGCCACCCCGAGCCAAGGCGCACATCGAGTTCCCGCAGCATTTCCTCCGCAGAGCAGAAGCGAAGAGGTAAAGCCGCCCCGTACCCCCGtaccccctgccctcctgggATGGCAAACCCATGGTGGGCTTGGCCCCCTACCCCGCGCCTGCCACCATTTCACAGCCTGCGGGACACAGGCAGGGCCAGAGCTGGGAGCCCACGGCCGGTGGTGGGTGtgtgcagggggtggggtgggggctgtgcggggtgggggggctgtgTCGGGGGTGGGTAGGGTGCTGTCGGGGTGTGGGTGCTGTGCCGGGGTGTGTGTGACGTGTCTCCGCGGCCTCACTAACCTCCCGCCTGCAGCTGAgggccgctgcccccccccccgcggggcgctACCGGCAGCGCGGACAGGCCCGGGCTAGGGGACGCGCGCCGGCCAGCCGCTTCTGCGCCCGGCGAGGGGGCGTGGCCTCGCGGCCTCTCCCATTccgccgccggggggggggtgtaCGGCGCCGTCACGTGAGCGGAAGGCGGGCGCGGCTGACGGGACGGGaccccgggggctgcggggccctTCCGTGGGAGGGGGGAGGCCCGGCGGGACGGGGTCGCCTTGGCGGCTTGGCGCTCCGGGGCTGCTCGGAGGGGCCGTGCCGCCCTCGGGGACCCCGCGGCCGCCGTGCTTCGCTGGGCGGTGaggggggccgggccgcggggaAGGGCCGCCTCCCCCGTGCCTGCGAGCCGCCCCCGGGCTCCTGCGCGACCTGCCCTCAGTCGCCCACGGCAGCGTGTACAGCACCGGAGAGGTACGGCAGGGTGGGGCCCGGGCGCGGTGTCGGCCTTgcgggtggggtgggggctgccggTGGGAGCGTGTCCGGTGCCGGTGCGAAGAGCCAGTTCCCAGCGGTagcggcggcgggccgggcccggccgctgtcccctgcagccccgaGCAGCCATGGAGCGGATGCAGCAGGTCGTCGCCCGGGCCAGAGGCGCCTTCAACTCGGGCCGGTGCCGCTCGCTGGAGTtccggctgcagcagctgaaggccCTGGAGCGGATGGTGcgggagaaggagaaggagatcCTGGCAGCCATCAAGGCGGATCTGCACAAGGTGGGGGTCGCGGGGTGCTCCCTTGAGCCGCGCCTGGGCGGTGGGCGGCCCTGGGGGAGTCGGGCCCCCCGAGGGCCGCCTTGGCCGCTCCGGGTGGCTTTAGCCGATGGCCCCCGTGGTGCCGGGTGACTTGGCTGTGCCTCCCCTTGGCCGTCCCCTCTCCAGGCTCCCTGTCGTTGCAGTGTGGGCACAACGCGTACAGCCACGAGATCCTGGGcgtgctgggggagctggcccTGACCATGGACAAGCTGCCGTCCTGGGCAGCCCCTCGGCCTGTGAAGAAGAACCTGCTGACGATGCGGGACGAGGCTTACATCTGCCCCGAGCCGCTGGGGGTGGTGCTGATCATCGGGGCCTGGAACTACCCCTTTGTGCTGGTGATGCAGCCTCTGATCGGGGCCATCGCAGCAGGTGGGCACCCAGCGCAGCCCCTGTCCCCCGCGGGGCCCTGGGTGGGCGCTGCGGGAGGGGAGCGCGGGGGGCTCAGTGGCCGCGCTGCCTTTGTCTTGCAGGCAATGCGGTGGTGGTGAAGCCCTCGGAGATCAGCGAGAACACGGCTCAGCTGGTGGCTGATCTTCTCCCCCAGTACCTTGACCGGGTGAGTGTGGTCCTGTGCCTAATGTGATTATCTTGGTGCCTAATGTGATTATCTTGAGGAAATACCTGTCCTGCTTTCAGACGGCTCCTGCAGGTTAGGGTTATATCAGTTGCCCACTCTCTCCAAAGGGGCGTAAGCAGGAGGTGCAGGAAGGGTTGAATTACTCTTAAAGTACAAAGGTATGTTGACATGTTCTTGCATTTGTGTAACCTAATGTGCCTACATAACGTTGCTGCAACGTGACAGCCTTTTTGACATTCATGACTGTGTAGAGGCGTGTATGTACTTCTCAATGCAGTAGCTGCACTTTTGGACGCTGTGCTGGGGATTTCCCCAGGTAAGCACAAGTTTGCGCTGGAtgctggctgtgcctggcttTTCCTGACAATTGGGTGCCATTTGCTCAGCGATGGTACATCCTGGGGTTTTGTGTCCTGCCGAAACACTCTCAGTGGGACATGATGTTTGTCCTCCGCTTTTCTGGCAGTTCTGACATCTGTTACACTGTGTTGCTGAGACAGGCTGTGGCTATGACAGCATGCCCCCCCTGTGAAATCTCCCCCCAGGCGTTAGTGCTTTCTCTAGTCAGGGGGCGAGAGCTGTGGAAGGAAACAGCCCTCGGGAGAGCCCAGTAGCCATATGTGTCCTAGGTCTTCATGtgtgagagcagctctgcagcctgacTCTGCCTGGCCTCAGCCTCCATTTCTTTTAGTTCACGTGGTACAAAGTGGCAAGTGAAACTCATTGCAGGGGATGGACCAGGGCTTGTCTCTTCTGTCACTGTCTTTTGTCTAGATCATAACATAGCTCACCAGTGAGTCTGCcccatgcagagctgctgccttgaTACATGTCCGTGTAATCAAGGTAACTATGAAGCTCTTTGCCCCGCAGGAGCTGTACCCTGTGGTCACTGGGGGAGTACCTGAGACGACAGAGCTGCTGACCCAGAGGTTCGACCACATCCTCTACACTGGCAACTCCGCAGTGGGCAAGATCGTGATGGCAGCGGCCGCCAAGCACCTGACGCCCGTCACCCTGGAGCTGGGCGGGAAGAGCCCCTGCTACATCGACAAGGACTGTGACCTGGCCGTCGCCTGCAGGTCGGGCTGTTGGAGCCCTTGGCAGGGTCCCAGCAGTGGGGCAGGTGGAAGCCTCTGGGCCGTTGTTCGCGCAGCGTGGCGTCGCTCGGGCACGATGGGCCGGACTGTGGGGTCTGGCAGGGACTGATCGTGGAGAaaccctctccctttccctgcaggCGCATAACGTGGGGGAAGTACATGAACTGCGGGCAAACGTGCATCGCCCCAGACTACATCCTGTGCGACCCGTCCATCCAGAGCAAGGTGGTGGAGAACATCAAGGCGACTCTGCAGGTGAGCTGAGCTCATGCCGCGGGAGTTGTGCCCGTTACAGCGCAGGTCCGAGCTCCTGGGGCTGTGGCTGTTGTGAAGGGCTGCTGAGCGCTTTGGTTCTGCTGTGCCCTTTGGCAGGAGTTCTACGGGGAAGACGTGAAGTCATCTCCGGATTACGAAAGGATCATCAACAAGCGTCACTTCAGGAGGGTCCTGGGCCTGTTGGAAGGGCAGAAGATCGCTCACGGGGGAGAGGCTGACGAGGCCTCGTGCTTCATAGGTGCTTCTGGCAGCggctggggaggtggagggTGGGACCTTCTGCTGCGGTAGCGGGTGCCTTGTGGGGGCTGCGTGTGTCTGCAGCTTGCCTGGAGTGCGTTGCACGCAGGCAGTGCTCAGGACGAGGTCCTGCGATGAACCATGTCTTCTGTCCTGCTCACGCCATCTCCCACCCTCATGTTTACCCCAGCACCAACTATTCTCACCGATGTTTCTCCGGAGTCCAAGGTGATGGAGGAGGAAATCTTTGGACCGGTCCTCCCCATTCTGACAGTGAGGAGCGTAGAGGAAGCCATTGAGTTCATCAACCGTCGGGAGAAGCCCCTTGCCCTGTATGTCTTCTCCAACAATAAGAAGGTGGgtctgggctgtgctgccccgTGGAGCTGTGTCTGTGCCGTATGATCCCGAAGGTGGCCGGTCCCAGGCTCGGCTGCCCGCAGGGTCCGTGTCAGCTCCTCTTTGTGTGCGAATCGCCGCGTTTGGCTCAGGGGGGCCGTgagtgtccccagggctgctgggggctcccaGGCTCCTGCTGAAGGACTCTGGGTTTGCCTGACTTTGTGAAATAGGATAAAAAGCTCCATTTCCTCTTTGGTGCCACATACTCTTTCATGAttaattttgttacttttaataCGTTGCTAGGGAAGTGAGCTCTCAGGTTTCCATCTTTCACGTTCCTCCTCTGAACTTTCCCACTTTCCTTGAGTTAACATTGTGGGGAGAGGGCTTGTCAAAGCTGTTAGCCAGAGAAAATTATCACAATGGCCTGTTGGCTCGTAGCTCCCCTCCCGGTCGTGCTGTTACACAGTCTGGTGTCTTCTGAGCCCTTgcaatgtttgtttgtttgttttcttttgccagtTAATCAAAAGAGTCATCTCGGAAACTTCCAGTGGGGGTGTTACTGGAAACGATGTCATCATGCACTTCTTCCTCTCAACCCTACCCTTTGGTGGTGTCGGTAAGTTACTGGAGCTCCGTAAGTGTTGTGACTTGCTGCATGGTGTAACCCAGGGAAGAGCCGCTATTGGTTTGTGTCTGGGTACTCCTGCACCTGTTACAGACAAGAAGTCTCTGTATAGCAGATCTCAATAATAAATTATGGGAGTACATTAGGACAGggaccaaaaggaaaaaacctttgGGGGTGTTTTTGGGAAGATTGAAACAGTTGGTGCAGACTAATGTGGAAGGTGTATTAAAAACATCGGTTGCAATTGGAGTGATCGGCAGTAATTGCAGGAGGAAGGGTAGGACTTCAGCTTGGGGAGAATTGGAAGAAGTTACACAACAGCCTGCAGGACCTTTGCAAAAGCAGGTTTGGGTGTTAGAGTACTCACAAGCCAACAGTGAACCGGCACTGTTTGCTGCTGCGAACAGCGTACATTGTCCTGGAATTGGAAAACAGAGGTGTATCCTGCAAAGCTCCTCTGAAACCCTTTCTCATACAGCACCAGTCAGATCTCGGAGCCTTAGCATGGTGCTTTGAGAGGGAGCTAAACCCAGGGGAGAGCTGGAGACAGCTCAGAGGCAGAGTGAGCAGTGCAGATAGGAACACAGCAAAATACTGGAGGGTGTGTAGTGAAAACaaggtgaggaagaagagggatgTAGCAGAGATGGATTTCTTAGAGACTGAGAAGTGCTTCAGAGAGGAAGGATCCCTTGTCCTGCAGGAAGACAGAGAAGTTGTGCCTTTAAACAGCAGTGAGGCAGATGCAGGGCAGGTAACATGCAGTGCAGCTGACAAGCAACTGAaattttcctgtgctgctgcttgccctGCTGGTGGCCTCAAGTGGCCGAAGGTTTGACTGCCGGAGCCTGTGGTGTGACCTGCCTGGGTTGTGTCCTTCAGGTAACAGCGGGATGGGAGCCTACCACGGCAAGCACAGCTTTGAGACCTTCTCCCACCGCCGTGCCTGCTTGATCAAGGACCTGAAGATGGAGGGTACGAACAAGCTCCGATACCCACCCAGCAGCCAGAAGAAGGTGGATTGGGCCAAGTTCTTCCTCCTGAAGCGGTTTAACACGGGCCGAGCGGGACTGGTCATCTTGGCCCTGCTGGGGATTGTGGCAGCGGTGATCATAAAGGTGAGCTTTGGGTCTTTGCCATCTATGTGAGTGCATGTGCAATTCGTCTGATCTTCTGCAAGCTCATTCTTTGCAACTGCAGCCCTTTCTTGGAGCCTGgcctgttttttctgtcttgagaCTTACGATACCTGGCAACCTGAAATTATCAAGATCTGCTTCTCACTCTTGCAAGTGGTATCTAGAATAGGAATGTCCTCAGAGAGATCTCCTAGGCTGCTGTACTATTTATTGCTCTGCCTTGGTAGGTGACGCCCACGAGAAGCTTCCTTCAGAGGCAGAGGTTGGTACCTTTTGGACAGGTTAGGAGTGGTTTCAATTCCAGGGCTTTCTTCAGCAGTGTTGTAAGCTGCTCCACAGCCCAGCCTGGTCAGCTGCAGTTTTGTGCTATAGTGCCCTGGGGAGGGGCGGCTCTGTCCGAAAGCCTACATTTCCAACGagctcctcttccctgcccagctgcagcccccatCTGACCTTAGCTCAGTTATTTCCATTTCCTCCCCTGTTTCTGGCTGGGTAGTGCAGAAGGATGGGAtgtccttccctccctgcaggaggcagaggcctgctggtgctggctgtAGGACTCGAGATGCCTCCTGAGGTGGAGGGGTGAGAACTAAAACTCCCAAGTGTGAGCACAGCTGGTTCTCTGTGGCTGGCAGACTGGCTGCCCATGCTGGCTGCTCCTTGCAAGGCTCAAGTGGGCACCCCGGGGGCTTAGTAAGCCTAAGGGAGCAGCCACTGAAGGGACAGGAGATGGCAGGGTGGATCAGGACTCTGCCCTTCCGCGTCTTCTGTATTGTTACTGCTGCAAGGAGACATGCAGGAGCCCAACAAGCCAGGGAAAACAGCCTGCCTGCACATTTGGATCTAGGAGGAGGTGTAAGGGCCAACAACTGGCTCAGGCCTTGTAGCACCAGCCAGGGAGGCAGGCCCTGTCTAGGTGGATGCCTTCTCAGCGAAGGATGGAAACTCACGGCATCTTGAAATCATTTGGGTTTTCTCAGAATCACCAGTCTGTGCTGAAGAGAAAAGCCCTCTTGATTGTGCTGGCTGTTCAGAGGCTGGGCTGGCTCAGTGTGTGGTAAGGAGCAGCAGGTTTCAGAGCACTGCTGTGGCTGTCACAGTGAGGTAGGAGCCTTCTTCTTCTCCTGTGTGTAGATGTGGTTTGAGGTCGGGCAAAGCTTTGTTAGAGTAGTGAATGTGGGGCTTGGAGAAGGTTCCCACCAGAGCCAAAGCATGATGCtttccctggcagtgctgggagctcATACAGCATCCAAGGTAACCAGTCAGTGCATGctgagggggcaggaggcaggctAGCTGGAAGCTGGGGAAGTCACCCTGAGTGAAAGGGGCTTTGCTTCAGGCTTGTTCTAGAAAGggaattgggttttttttttcagcaaatccTTCACAGGACgttggtgctgtgttttgctttcacagaTGGTTTACTACTGAAGAG comes from Falco naumanni isolate bFalNau1 chromosome 1, bFalNau1.pat, whole genome shotgun sequence and encodes:
- the LOC121099084 gene encoding aldehyde dehydrogenase family 3 member A2-like isoform X1, which produces MERMQQVVARARGAFNSGRCRSLEFRLQQLKALERMVREKEKEILAAIKADLHKCGHNAYSHEILGVLGELALTMDKLPSWAAPRPVKKNLLTMRDEAYICPEPLGVVLIIGAWNYPFVLVMQPLIGAIAAGNAVVVKPSEISENTAQLVADLLPQYLDRELYPVVTGGVPETTELLTQRFDHILYTGNSAVGKIVMAAAAKHLTPVTLELGGKSPCYIDKDCDLAVACRRITWGKYMNCGQTCIAPDYILCDPSIQSKVVENIKATLQEFYGEDVKSSPDYERIINKRHFRRVLGLLEGQKIAHGGEADEASCFIAPTILTDVSPESKVMEEEIFGPVLPILTVRSVEEAIEFINRREKPLALYVFSNNKKLIKRVISETSSGGVTGNDVIMHFFLSTLPFGGVGNSGMGAYHGKHSFETFSHRRACLIKDLKMEGTNKLRYPPSSQKKVDWAKFFLLKRFNTGRAGLVILALLGIVAAVIIKNHQSVLKRKALLIVLAVQRLGWLSVW
- the LOC121099084 gene encoding aldehyde dehydrogenase family 3 member A2-like isoform X3; amino-acid sequence: MERMQQVVARARGAFNSGRCRSLEFRLQQLKALERMVREKEKEILAAIKADLHKCGHNAYSHEILGVLGELALTMDKLPSWAAPRPVKKNLLTMRDEAYICPEPLGVVLIIGAWNYPFVLVMQPLIGAIAAGNAVVVKPSEISENTAQLVADLLPQYLDRELYPVVTGGVPETTELLTQRFDHILYTGNSAVGKIVMAAAAKHLTPVTLELGGKSPCYIDKDCDLAVACRRITWGKYMNCGQTCIAPDYILCDPSIQSKVVENIKATLQEFYGEDVKSSPDYERIINKRHFRRVLGLLEGQKIAHGGEADEASCFIAPTILTDVSPESKVMEEEIFGPVLPILTVRSVEEAIEFINRREKPLALYVFSNNKKLIKRVISETSSGGVTGNDVIMHFFLSTLPFGGVGNSGMGAYHGKHSFETFSHRRACLIKDLKMEGTNKLRYPPSSQKKVDWAKFFLLKRFNTGRAGLVILALLGIVAAVIIK
- the LOC121099084 gene encoding aldehyde dehydrogenase family 3 member A2-like isoform X2, whose translation is MERMQQVVARARGAFNSGRCRSLEFRLQQLKALERMVREKEKEILAAIKADLHKCGHNAYSHEILGVLGELALTMDKLPSWAAPRPVKKNLLTMRDEAYICPEPLGVVLIIGAWNYPFVLVMQPLIGAIAAGNAVVVKPSEISENTAQLVADLLPQYLDRELYPVVTGGVPETTELLTQRFDHILYTGNSAVGKIVMAAAAKHLTPVTLELGGKSPCYIDKDCDLAVACRRITWGKYMNCGQTCIAPDYILCDPSIQSKVVENIKATLQEFYGEDVKSSPDYERIINKRHFRRVLGLLEGQKIAHGGEADEASCFIAPTILTDVSPESKVMEEEIFGPVLPILTVRSVEEAIEFINRREKPLALYVFSNNKKLIKRVISETSSGGVTGNDVIMHFFLSTLPFGGVGNSGMGAYHGKHSFETFSHRRACLIKDLKMEGTNKLRYPPSSQKKVDWAKFFLLKRFNTGRAGLVILALLGIVAAVIIKMVYY